From one Lolium rigidum isolate FL_2022 chromosome 4, APGP_CSIRO_Lrig_0.1, whole genome shotgun sequence genomic stretch:
- the LOC124648819 gene encoding dirigent protein 1-like yields the protein MATVFFASAVDGVGTQNAPKHLHFYMHDGYTGPKPTSVLVVNGTGQPLKGSGGGARFGDTVVMDDRLTEGPTLASRVVGRAQGFTVTASQGDPAMILAMNVLLTDGPYNGSSLTVMGRNDIAMPERELTVVGGTGAFRMATGYVLWKTASWRGRNAVLELDAYVYVSPAAARA from the coding sequence ATGGCCACAGTCTTTTTCGCCTCTGCCGTCGACGGCGTCGGCACGCAGAATGCCCCCAAACATCTCCACTTCTACATGCACGACGGCTACACTGGCCCCAAACCCACCTCCGTTCTAGTCGTAAACGGGACTGGCCAGCCGCTGAAGGGCTCCGGCGGAGGCGCCCGCTTCGGCGACACAGTGGTCATGGACGACCGCCTTACCGAGGGCCCTACGCTGGCGTCGAGAGTCGTCGGGCGCGCCCAGGGATTCACTGTAACGGCGTCCCAGGGCGATCCCGCAATGATCCTCGCCATGAACGTGCTGCTCACCGACGGGCCTTACAACGGGAGCTCGCTGACCGTGATGGGCCGCAACGACATCGCGATGCCGGAGAGGGAGCTGACGGTGGTCGGCGGGACTGGGGCTTTCAGGATGGCCACCGGGTACGTACTCTGGAAAACCGCGAGCTGGCGCGGGAGGAACGCCGTCCTCGAGCTGGATGCCTACGTCTACGTCAGTCCCGCCGCCGCCCGTGCTTGA